DNA from Sulfodiicoccus acidiphilus:
TTTATTAAAAAAATTATCAATAATTATAGAAAAATATTTAATATAATAAAAATTTAGCTCATGATTTAGAGGTACATTGTAAATATATCCAAAAATGTCAGCACTAACACTGTAAGTGCGTAGATAGTTAGATGAACCAATAACAACGTTATGTTTACAGTGAATGTGGTAAGAGTTTTAAGTACAAAATAGAGAATGTAAAGAAAGTCATCACGCAGTCTAAATCAGGAATTGGCACAGAGTTATCTTCTGTAAGAGTTTTAGTGATATCACGAGCTCTTATAGCTGAGAGTGCTAGTCTATACTATTTCTTCCGTTTCTGCTAGATCCTTTTTCTTCCTCAATGAGCTCCACGGGACTATAAATAGTGTGTTTGAGGTCTGTTCCCAACCCTACCGAAGGCAATACAGTTATGAGAGGTAGCGACTCGTAATGAATTAGACCTACGGGAGGGTTGAGGAAGAATGGAAGTACCCAGAGAATGGGGGAGTAAAGGAGCAGCTCGTTATGCCAATTGTCACATTCGAAAGGTCACTCTTTTTAAGAACGCCTGAGCTCTCATAATCTAGCTAGATTGTGAGAGCTCGTTTCAGCTCCATTTCAATTTTCTTCCTCCAAATAGTGATCTTAATTCTTTCGGGTAAAAGGGGTAGTATAAGTAGGGCCCAATAGTTCGGAGCTCTAAATCTCCAAAACAGGTAACTCAGCCATAACAGAAGGTCAGAAAAGGTGAGTTGAGGGGGAACGGAAGAAAGGTAGGTCCGAGGAAGAGAGTTAAAGATAAGTTTTTCTCTAATTAAAAAGTACTTTGCAAAGAATCTACTTGTCTGATTTCCGTTCTCCACCATTAACAACTCGTCACTCATATTTTTCTGTGTGGCATCACTAAATTTGATCAGTGTTTCCTTAACAGAGTTCGCTAACCTAGTGTTATTTGAGTGTATTCTGTAGATGGTCAACAGCTCAGGCGAGTCCACAATTACTTCCCCTCGACAGAGCGCCTGATGGAGGAGGAACACGTCAGGCGTGATTGACACCTTCCTCAGGAGTTCCTGGTCGATAATCGTCCTTTTCAATGCAATGGAGGAGGCGTTGTACCACATTCCATTCACTATAATTTTCCGTATTTTTCTCTCGTTCATTTCACTCGTCTTAATGAGGAGATCATGTCCTTCTCTACCTATCTCCTTCCCCTCCTCGTTAACGTTTATCCTCCCATTGTGGAAGTAGTCAACTCCTAAGGAGAACTGTTCGTGGACTCTTTGCAGTCTAGTAAACACGAACCTGTCGTCGTCCTCGAGGGGAGCAACGACGTTACCGACGGAGAGCCTGAGGCCGTCGTAGAGCTTACCCCCTACGCCCTCCTTACTCGACAACACAGACGTAACTCCCCACTCCTTTAGTTTTCCATCTATGGTATCGTCGGAGAAGTTCTTGACCACGATCACCTCGTATTTGTTCCTGGGGAGGGTCTGATCTAGCGCAGACCTCACCGCTTCGAGGAGGTACTTCTTCCTATAGTGGGCGGTAACGAGGACCGAGATGTATGGCTCTGAGTCCAAAGCTAACGTATTGATCGAAATTAGAGGTAGCTTATAAAATGCCCTGGCCTAAAAGCAAGTGTGACGTCGGTTAACCAGAGCAATGCCTTGATCCCTTTCCTGAGATTACGTAGCTTAATTGTGGACCATCGAACACCTATCAACACTTAGAGAGTTAGGACGTAACCTCTTGAACCTTTCCTTCATAGGGTGAAAGGACCCACCCGGCTTCACCGTATGATCGTACGGGCTAGCTCTATTGGTTAGCTGTTTCCTAGGACCTGCCCATTTACCTTACCCTCGACAGGTTTATTTCGATCCAAGGACGTAGGTGACTGTGGACGAATGGATAAGCCTATCTCGTGGTGTAAGTCAGCCCATTTAGCCTGAACTCGTTAGTCCTTGGCTCGTCTTCCTCAGCTAAAGTGTTAAGGTGTCTAAGGTGCTAATTCCTTTTTTGCCAGTTTCCTTCCGTCTTAAGAGTCTCGCATTCAGAAGAATGTCCAAGCATGAATATCCTAATAAGGTTAAAAGGTCACGAACTTCTCCTACCACGACCTACAAATGTCTTTAGTAATAGTATAGGTACGTTAGGAAAGTCATTGTGTAGGCGACGTCTCCAACTTTGCGTTTGTACAACCGACTAGATCAGCTTTCGTCGAAGGCCATTAGAGATTGAACAGTGTAATACAGTTTGGGGAGTAGCCACGAACCAGCCCACCACATTAGAGATAAAATAAACCTAGGTTGAGGGGGCGGAAGAACGCTCATCGTTGAAGAAGTTCTTCGTTGTCCCTTTCAAGCTGACCGTCTATTGCCCTCAATACAGCCCTAGCTAGAAACTTCAGCGACTTCACACCCACCGTATCACACAGCGCCAAGGAACCCCTTACAGACTCTGATAAACTATTTTTAATCCAGTCTCTTCCTCTTAAAGCCAAATAGAGGTTTGTTTCTAACTACGAGGTAATACCTCACGGGGTTGTTGTAAACTCGGATGCCTCTTGCGCTTTCGGAACGATGCCCCAGATGGACGAGTTTGGAGAGTAGGAGTAACGTGTGGCCACAGACGTTGTGGGGAGGCCTTACCCCCTCTCCGACTTGATGTCGGATCATGGGTTTATCGTAGACGTATATTCCCCTCTTCCTAGCTCTGTGGCAATACTCGTCATCTATTACGTAGGAACAGTTGCTCAGGCCGACCACGCCTCGTCCGCATCTCACCTTAACACCTTCTTGGTGATCCAAAGTCCTTGGAGGCACATCCAGCGTTGAATACCATAGTGCGTGTAGCTTTCTATCAGTCGAGAAACCGTTCAGGTCGCAGTTCTCGACTCCAGGGATCTCCATTCAGGTACTCCCACACCTCAATTCCTTCCTTGACCAGTTTTAGGATCGATCCCTATTGCCGTCGAGAACTTGCGTTGGGTCCGTGAAAGACGCGCTTCACCTACCATCTGTCACATTCTCCTTCTATGACCTCGTTCTTAGCCTCACAGTTTTTCCACGGAACTTGTGCCCCACGTTCAGGCAAACTTGCTTCGAAGCCATCCTTTAAGGGCAAGCGAGGTAGAGGTGAGGGAAAGGTACCCAACAGAGAGTCGAGCTGTCTAGTTTAACCTACCCCTCGACCGTTATTGATTTGGAGGAGTTTAGCACACTTCCCAGCTCTCCTACAGGAGCTGTGTGTTCCTTGAAGGTGTGTGTAGCTTCCCTTCAGTAGTGAGGGCCTTCGTATCCAGCGGCCGACCAGGACCTCAGCTATCGGGAAGTTGCCAATCCCTTCCTTCTCAACCTTCCCTATCCGGGTCCCTTAAGGGTCGAGAAAATCGATACTACTTTCGTCGCGGACTGTTCTGATCGCCCCTCACTTAAGGCTCTTCCTGAGGTAATCCAGGTAGCCTTCCATGTTCCCCAGGTCGTACACCTTCCCCACTTCCACCGCCCTGAACTGCACCCCCTCCCTGAGGAGGAGCCTTATGGCGTCGGTGAGTTGGAGCTCGTCCTCGGGCTCCACCCTCCTGAGGGCCCTGAAGACTTCCCTGTCGAACTCGTAATACGGTACCACGACGACGTTGGACTTGGGATTGACGGGCTTCTCCTCCAGTTCCACCACCGTTTCCTCCCTCACGACGACTACACCGTAGGGCCTTGGGTCCTCGACCCTGGTCACCAGGAAGGAGTTGACTGACATCCTCTCCAGGGGGAGCTCACCCACCACCGTGTCTGCTCCGACTACGAGGAACCGGTCCTCAACGTAGGGCTCGGCCCTCAACACGGCGTCACCGAACCCCCTCGGCTGGGGCTGGTTCACGAAGGCCACGTTAGACGACTCTACCCTACTGTAGAAGTCCCTCAGGTTTGCAGCCTGCCTCAACTTCCCCCTGGACTCTAAGTAGTCCAAGAAGTTCCCGTCGGGCGTGAAGTAGTCCTCTATCACCCTCTTCCCCCTCCCCACGACTATCAGGAAGTCCCTCACTCCGGCGTCGTGGAGTTGCTCGAAGATCACTTGGATCACGGGTTTGAGCTGACCGTCTACGGGAATGGGGAGCATCTCCTTGGGTATCTCCTTCGATGCGGGGAGCATCCTTGTGCCCAGCCCGGCCGCAGTTATCACCGCCTGCATCACTCCACACCCAGGCCCACTGCCCTGAAGAACCTGGGGTCCATGAGTGCAGGGTCGAGCACCCTCCTGCCGTCGAGGACGTACTTCCCCTTCAGGAGCCCCTCTATCCCCCTGAACTCGTCCCACTCCGTAGCTATAACCACCGCCTCCGCTTCGCGTACGCACTCCTCCTTGGAGGAGGTGGACAGGTCGATCCTGGCCTTGGGGTCGTAGGCCACCACGCGAGCTCCCTCCCTCAGCAACAGCTCGACAACCTTCATCGCAACGCTCTCCCTCGTGTCGTCTGTGTTAGGCTTGAAGGCCAGCCCCAGGACGCACACCTTCCTTCCCCTGAGCGGCCCCGCTAGGCGTTCGAGCGTCCTCACCGCCCTCCGAGGCCTCTCCTCGTTTCCCTCTACCGCGGCCCTGACCGTCTTGGGCTCCTCCCCGAGCTGGGCGGCGAAAGCCAGGAAGGCCCTGGTGTCCTTTGGGAAACAGGAGCCTCCCCACCCTAGGCCGGCGTTCAGGAAGTGGGGGGAGATCCTCCTGTCAAGGCCAATTGCCCTGGCCACTCGGTTGACGTCGCACCCGGGGAGCCTCTCGCAGACGTCGGCTATCTCGTTGATGAAGGACACCTTGAGGGCGAGGAAGCTGTTGGAGGCGTACTTAACGAGCTCAGCCTCCTCCGGAGTGAGCCTGAGCACCGGTGCGCCGGTGAAGGACCAGAGGGACTCGACCAGGTCACCCGCCGACGCGCTGAAGCTCCCTATCACCACCCTGTCCGGTCGTAATGTGTCGTGGATGGCGCTCCCCTCCTTCAGGAACTCCGGGTTGGACACCACCTCCCTGTCCGCGACCGACCTCACCCTCCTGGCCGTTCCGGGGACGACCGTGCTCTTGATCGCCACTACGGCGTCCCTCCCGAGCACGGTGGAGAGGGACCTAGCGGCGGAAAGGACGTAGTCCAGTTTGATCTTGCCGTCCACGGTCGGTGTGGACACCGCTACGAACGCCAGCTCCGCGTCCCTCAAAGAGGAGTAGTCCGTGGAGAAGTGGAGCCTCTCCTCGTTCTCGGAGAGGAGGTCGTCCAACCCCGGCTCGAAGATCGGTACCCTCCCCACCTTCAGGGCCTCCACCTTCCTCCCGTCGACGTCCACCCCCACTACGTCGTGTCCCCTGTCGGCCAGCACCGCGGCAGTGACGAGGCCTACGTACCCCAGGCCCACCACGCCTATCCTCACTTCGTTACACCCCTGAACCAGTCCACGGTTCGCCTCAGGCCCTCCTCTAGGGGGGTTTTGGGTTCCCACCCCAACAACCTCTTAGCCCTGGAGCAGTCCGCCGCCCTCCTCGGCGGGTCGTCCTGCCTCGGGGGAGGAACTTCACGTCTGACCTACTCCCTGTGAGCTCTATCACCTTCTTTGCCAGGTCCAAGATCCTCACCTCCACGTCGGAGCCGACGTTCAACACCTGCCCCTTCGCCTCGTCGACGCGGATAGTCCTGAGGGCCGCGTCTACCCAGTCGTCGACGTAGAGGAAAGCCCTGGTCTGGGTGCCGTCGCCGAACACGGTGAGGGGCTCCCCCCTGAGGGCCTGAAACACGAACCTCGACACCACCCTCCCGTAGGTCCCGTCCTCCCTGAGCCTCGGCCCGTAGACGTTGAACGGCCTGTGGACCCTCACGTCCAGCCCGTACTGCCTGTAGTATGCCATGACCAGGGCCTCGGAGAACCTCTTGCTCTCGTCGTAGCACGACCTCACCCCCACCGGGTTCACGTACCCCCAGTAGTCCTCCGGGGTGGGCACCACGGACGCCTTGCCGTAGACTTCGGACGTGGAGGTGTAGAAGAACACCGCGTCCGACTTCCTGGCCACCTCAAGCATCCTGTACGTTCCGAGGGAGTTGGAGAGCGCAGTGTCCACAGGGTGCTCCATGTAGTCCTCAGGCGAGGGCCTGGCGGCCAGGTGCGCTACTACATCGAACTTCTCGCTCGTCTGGAACTCCTCGGCCCTCTGCCTCACCACCTGAACTCCCTCCGGAGGAGAGAAGTACTTGGAGGTCGAGAAGTCGTCCACCACAGTGACGTCGTGTCCCTTCAGGGCGTCCACTAAGTGGGAACCCAAGAAGCCCGCCCCACCGCTTACGAGGAACTTCACAGGGTTCGTAAGGTGGGTGAAATATAACGTTTGTTGGATGTTCCTAAGTCGCTGTAGGCCTTAGAACCTTGTCTCTTTCCGTCACGTGTTGGGGTTATGTAAGTGGGACAAGTCGACTCGATCGGCCGGACCTAGCTTAGTAGAGCGAAAGGACGTGAACTCGCGGGTTCGCTGTCCCTCCGCAGTCAGCACCTGTTAGACATCCCTTAGAACCTCTAAGTATCCCCTCGCAGTTCTCTCCCAGTCGTAGTTCAGCGACTCCAGGTAGCTGGTGCTCCAGAGCTTCAGTCGTTCTTCCTCGTTCGTGAGGATCTCCTCCACGACTTTCGCCGCACCCTGAACGTCCCTGTAGGGAACCGTGAAACCGTTCACTCCCTCCTTCACGACCTCAGGTAGGGAGCCAACTGCGTACGCCACTACTGGCGTACCACAGGCGTTGGCCTCCACTACGGTCATCCCCCATCCCTCTACGAAGGAGGTGGATAAGACGACCCACGCCCGCTGGTAGAGTTCGACCTTCCTCCTTCCTTGGACTCTCCCCACGTAGGTCCCTCCCACCTCCTCTACCGCCTCTCTTACCTCCCCCTCCTGATCGCCGTCCCCTGCCATAACCAACCTGACGTTTGAGCGGACGTGAGGGGAGAGGTGGCGATAGATCGCCACCGCGTCTAGGGGATTCTTGTACTTCTTCAGCCTCCCTATCCAGAGGATCAGGGGCTCCTCGCTCCTCTCCCCAGGCTTGTAGGTCTGGTGGTCTATCCCACTGAGGATCACCCTGACCGTTCCCTCGGCCACACCCAGCCGTTTAACTAAGTCCCTCTTAGTAGTTTCAGATATCGAGACGATCGTGTGGTAACCCCTGACGAAGCGCTCCAACCTGCGGAGGAGTGCAGCTCTGAGGGGATCTAGCTCCAACCTCAAGACGTCCTGATGAACGTGATACATTACGGCCGCAGAACGCGGGTTCACGAGGTATGAGAAGAATGGGGCGGCGTGTGCTACACTGTCGAGGACGACCTCGTGCTTCTTAGCCTCGGCTGGAGCGTAGATGTGGAGGGTTCCGGCTCCGCCCTTCCTCTTTACCCTAACTTCGTCCACGAACTCCTCCTCGGACGAGCCAGGGAAACGCTCGCTCATCCACGTCACCTCGACCCCCCACCTAGCGAGTCGTCTAAGAACCTCGAAGAGGATCGCTTCGGCTCCCCCCGCAGCTGGGTGGAGAGGGTCCCTGTGGTTAAGCACCAACAGGTCCATGAAGGAACCACTCGAGGGCTAGTGTAGCTCACACCTTCACCGAGGCGAGGTAGTCCTGGGCCCACTTGACTAGCCTGCTCACTCCCTCCCTCACGCCGATTTCGGGCCTCCACCCCAGCTCCCTCTCCGCCTTGGAGACGTCTGAGACGTAGACCTTCTGGTCGGCCCTCCTCCAGTCGGAGAAGCCGACCCTGGGGGACTTACCGGTGAGCTCCCTCAGGAGGGAGAGGAGCTCCAGGAGGGAGAGGGTGTTCTCCGGGCCTCCCCCCAGGTTGTAGACGCCGTGCTTCAGGCCGGAGGAAAGGAAGAGCCTGTAGGCCCTGACCATGTCGTCCACGAACAGTACGTCCCTCACCTGCTTCCCGTCCCCGTAAATGGTGATCGGCCTGTCGGTGAGCGTAGCGATGGTGAACCAGGCGACCCAGCCCTGGTCCTCCACCCCGAACTGGTGGTCTCCGTAAACGCAGCTCATCCTGAAAACGCCGGTCTTCAGGCCGTAAGTGTGGTGGTAGTCCTGAGCGTAGAGGTCGGCGAGGAGTTTCGACGTTCCGTAGGGAGTGTGGCCGGTGAGGTCGACTCCGAAGTCCTCCGGAACGCCGTTCCTGAAGCGGGAGTCGGCGAACTCGTACCTCGTGGGCTCCTCCCTCACCGGTATGGCGTTCACCCTCTCGCCGTACACCTTGTTGGTCGAGGAGAGGACGAAGGAGGAGTCGTTGAGCCTAGCCGCCTCCAATACGTTCAGTGTACCCCTGGCGTTGACCTCGAAGTCGGTGACGGGATCGGTCAGGGAAGTGGTTACTGCGACCTGTGCGGCGGTGTGGACTATTACGTCAGCCCCCTTGGTTGCCTCCAACACTGCAGACCTGTCCCTGACGTCTCCCTTAAACAGGCGAACGGAGGGGAGGTGCTCTATCCTCCTCCAGTTGTACAACGGATCCCCCAAAGACTTCCCCAGGAGGGACCCCCTGCCGAAGTTGTCGAAGACGACAACCTCGAAGCCGTCCCTAGCGAGGGACTCGGCCACCCTAGAACCAATGAACCCGGCTCCGCCCGTTACTACTGCCTTCATCTGTTTAACGAGCTCTCTGAGGTATATATCCTTAGCGTGTCGCGAGAAGGCGATGTGCCTGAATGCTAAGCTGATGTCCTTCGCTAGACTCTAGACTACGTCGTTAAGGGCTCCAAGGGGGAACTCAGTACGTCACTCACTCGTAGCTCACATAATCTCCCTACTGGTGGGAGACCTTACTCAGTCCGAAGTAAAGAAGCTCTCAACGGAAGTGTTCTCACGTGGATCTACTTCGTCGTAGGTGCTGACGTTTAGTCCCAGCGTTGGATGGGGCCGAGGTCTGGTGTTGAGCTTTTCCGACCTGAAACCCGCGTTAAGCCGAACCTCCCGTAGACTAGCCCCAAGCTGTTCTACTGGTTCTGGATTACGTGGAGGGAGTAGCCGTTCATCTTGAGGTCCTCTAATACCTTCTCCCTAGAGTCGAACTTCCACTCCTCTAGCATCTCTGGTACTCCTCTGATTTGACCTCGCAGCCGTCGCAGTCCACCTTCGGGAGAAGGTCTGACCTGTACCTTTCAATTAAACTCGAGAGCGAGACGCTCCTCCCCCGTCTTCGAGGGACACTCCTCCCTCTACCACTTCGATGTTGTTCAGGCCGTTCTCCTTCAGGTTTAGCTCCATCAGCGCCACCTTCCTGCTCTTAACCTCTACGGCCACCAAGTTCTTCGCCCCCTTGAGAGAGAAGAAGAGTGCAGTCTCACCTATGGAGTCTCCCACGTCAAACACGGTTTTACCCCTGTCGTCGTAATCGTAGTCCCAGAACCCGTCTAACTAACCCAACCTCCAACCGTGGAATTTGAGGCGCTTGACGTAGTCGAACTCCAGGAGGTCGTCCTCTATGTTGGTAACCTTGAGTCTCTTCACCCTCTGGACCTCGTCCGGGGTCATGGTCCTCACGGCTCCGTTCCTGAACCTGCAGGTGATCCTAGGCCTTTCAAACAACATACCTAACATCACCGAAGGCCAGTTGGAGAAGGTCGTGGAGTACATCTTCTGAAGGGTCACCAACCTGGACGGCGGGACGAAGTACATGAGGTGCAACCTAACCTGTAGTTTATAAGTACCTCGTTCGTAGATACGGACCCGCCTGGAGTTACCCCGAATAGATCTGCAAAGTCAGCGTGCTGACCTCAGTTCCTCCAACACCTGCAGGGCCGCCTGGTACAGGTCCCTCTCGTCCATCCCCACCGTCACCGTCCTGCAGCCGGCGGCCTCCCCGGCGAGCCTGTCGGCCTCCTGGTCCCCCACCATGAAGCAGTCCTTGGCTCCGGTGGCTGACTTCACCATCTCCAACATCAGGGGAGAGGGCTTCCTGCACCCGCACCCCAAACAGGGACAGTAAACGACAACGTCGACCTCCCAGTCAATTAGCTCGAGCATCCTCCCCGTGAAGTTCAGCAGGTCTTCCCAGGTGAAGTACCCCCTCCCTACTCCCGACTGGTTCGACGCCACCGCCACGAAGAGCCCCTTCCCCTTCAGCACCTCCACCGCCTCCCTCGCCCTGTGGGTCAGGACGCATTGGGCCTCCCTCCAGGCGTAGTGGAAGTCGTGACAGAGCGTCCCTGTCCAGGAACACCACCCTCTCCGCCCTGGGCAACCTGAGTTCCCTCGAGGTGGATGCGTCAACCACGGGCACCCTGGGCCAGTTCAGCCTCGACGAGCTCAGATACCACGTGGTACACCACCTCGTGGACCTCCTGTATCCTCGGAGTCGACGTGGACGGTACCTTGACGCAGACGTCGCTCAACCCGCACATGAGGTCGCTCTTCGCTCCAGTGATCCCCACCACCTTCGCGCCGATCTCCCTGGCCGCCTTCATTCCGTTGAGCACGGACTTGCTCTTCCCACTGATGCTTATCGTGAACCACAGGGACCCCTCCCACCCGAGGGCGGGGGGAGCGGAGGACGGACTTCTGGAGACGGCCACGAGGTTAGTCAGGATGGGAGTGGAGGTGCACTGGCTCAGCGAGGACTTCGGTGGGAAGAGGGAGGAGGAACTGAGGGGGATCCACGTCGTCAGGAGGGGGAACTCCCTCACCTTACACCTCCACTCGCTCCTCCTTGCCAGGCACTACGACGTGGTGCTGGACAGCGTTGCGCACGCGGTGCCTTTCCTGTCCAACCTCACCAACCCTCGCACCGTGGCCAAGGTGCACCACGTCCACCAGGAAGTGCTCGCTTACGAACTCCCCCCTTACAAGGCGTGGCCGGTGAGGACGGCGGAGAAGTTCTGCAGGTTATACAGCAGGGTGGTGGTGCCATCCAACGCCACCAAGGAGGACGCGGAGAAGCTGCTGGGAGTGAGGGAGGAGGCGATCACCGTGATCCCAGACGGAATAGACCACAGCAAGTTCACCCCAGGGGAGAAGGGGGAGCCCCTCGTCGTCTGGCTCCACAGGTTGAAGAGGTACAAGAACCCCCTGGACGCCATAAAGGCCTACAGGAGGGCCAGGGAGATGGGTCTGAGGGCTCGCCTCGTGGTGGCGGGAGGGGGAGACCTGGAACGGGAGGTGAGGGAGGAGGTGGGCAGGACCGAAGGCGCCACCTACCTCGGCAGGGTGAGCGACGAGGAGAAGAGGGTGCTCCTGAGGAGGGCCTGGCTCTTCCTCTCCACCTCGTTCGTGGAGGGGTGGGGTCTCTCGGTGCTGGAGGCGAACGCCTCTGGCACCCCTGCGCTAGTCTACTCCGTGGGCTCCCTTAAGGAGCTCGTGAAAGACGGGGTGAACGGGGTGAAAGTGAGCTACGGCGACGTGGAGGGCCTAGCTAGGGCCATGATCCACCTGTTCGAGGACGAGGTGAACCTGAGGAGGATGTGGGCCACGTCCAAGGAGGAGTCACTGAAGTACGACTGGGACATCACTGCGGAAAGGTACTACAACTACCTGAAGGGCTTGGCCTGACGCTGAAGTGTTAGACCGCCCTCACACTCCTCGAGGCGAGATCGACCGATGCCGCGTCTCAATCTCGCGAGGACGTAGGCCTAACCGGAAAACAGGTGTCCTCCTCGAAACCAAGGAATACCCCGTTCGCGGTCTAGCCCCTCCATAGAGTCCATTGCAGTGGGTCCTCGAGGGTCCACATTATGAGTGCTCCCCTCACCGTGACCGACGTCCAGGTCTACAGTTTCCGACCACCGCGTCCCGTTCGCGTACTGAACGAACGAGATCTAGAACTGCGGACCGTCAAAGACCGAAGGTAATCGTCTCCCGTTAAAGCGACTGAATTTCCCCAAGCGCAACCTGTGGTAGTTTAGCGGCATCCTCCGAACGGAGGGGTCCCACCCGCTCGCTTCACTTCAGATCTTACCCCATAGTAGGAGTTCAAACAAGTAGGTAGTATAGAAATCTTTAAAAATTACTTCTAGATACCTATTTATGGCTGGGCGAAAACAACCTAAGGAGGTCTCGGAGGTCCTCAGGACGCTCGCCTTGGACCTCGACGGCGTCGGTCTCGCCATCTTCTCGGGAAAGAGTAAGCCAGTAAACGAGGTTAGGAAGGTGGTTAGGAGTCTCAGGACGTTGAGCGAGGAGGGAGTGGAACTTAAGGACGTGTTCGAGTATTTAGAAGAGGGCAGACTGGACTTGGAGAACGTCGAGAAGGCGAGCGAACTCCTACGCGAACGGGCTTACCTGCTCTCCAAAACGGGGTAAGACGATGAAGGTAGTTCCAATAGCCCTGATCACTAAGTCCCCCCTCAGGGTGGGTGGAAGTTCTGTCTACTTCGACTACGTCTCAGCTGACCTACCACAGTCCAAACTGGTGCTCAACCTAGAGGGGAGGTCGTACGCGATCCCTTACATACCCGCGACTTCGTTCAAGGGGGTCCTCAGGAGCCAGGTGGAACTGAACGAGAGGAGGTCGGCCGGCAGGTGGTGCGAGCCCGACCTCCAAAAGAGGGTGGGGGATCTAGCCGAGATGAGCAGAGAAGCGTGGGAACTACTTAAGAGGCTGTTGAACGAGGAGGTGGACGTCCTCTCTGGGGCTGGACTTCTCAAGACGGGGAAACTCACCGATAAGTCCCAGCTCCGGGAAGTTCTGGAGGCCTACTTGGACGTCACCGGTTGGAACGCGGCGGCGTCGTGTTACTCCACCTCCGACTTGGACAGGTGTGAGAACACGAGCGCCCTGGAGTCGCCGGAGAGGAGGGAACTGAGGGAGAAGTGGAACACGTTCACCGGTAGGAACGCGATCTGTCCCGTCTGCGCGCTTTACGGGACCGGGGGCCTGAGGTCGTCCGTCAGGTTCACTAACTTCTTTCCAATAGATCCCTTCCCCGTCATGCTCGACAGGATCTCCCACGTTTCCATAGATAGGAGGACGG
Protein-coding regions in this window:
- a CDS encoding glycosyltransferase family 4 protein yields the protein MDLLVLNHRDPLHPAAGGAEAILFEVLRRLARWGVEVTWMSERFPGSSEEEFVDEVRVKRKGGAGTLHIYAPAEAKKHEVVLDSVAHAAPFFSYLVNPRSAAVMYHVHQDVLRLELDPLRAALLRRLERFVRGYHTIVSISETTKRDLVKRLGVAEGTVRVILSGIDHQTYKPGERSEEPLILWIGRLKKYKNPLDAVAIYRHLSPHVRSNVRLVMAGDGDQEGEVREAVEEVGGTYVGRVQGRRKVELYQRAWVVLSTSFVEGWGMTVVEANACGTPVVAYAVGSLPEVVKEGVNGFTVPYRDVQGAAKVVEEILTNEEERLKLWSTSYLESLNYDWERTARGYLEVLRDV
- a CDS encoding RAMP superfamily CRISPR-associated protein, which produces MKVVPIALITKSPLRVGGSSVYFDYVSADLPQSKLVLNLEGRSYAIPYIPATSFKGVLRSQVELNERRSAGRWCEPDLQKRVGDLAEMSREAWELLKRLLNEEVDVLSGAGLLKTGKLTDKSQLREVLEAYLDVTGWNAAASCYSTSDLDRCENTSALESPERRELREKWNTFTGRNAICPVCALYGTGGLRSSVRFTNFFPIDPFPVMLDRISHVSIDRRTGAAAESKLFNEEVVFPRQLFLGFALLLRDELETNFLSHLKLLKDKAASMEVTVGARGSAGYGDFELMYGSFDVQLSDSSLLGGLSVSFKSSQLVLKDPDESLNRLRAFYPSYLLNAVEVRGS
- a CDS encoding UDP-glucose dehydrogenase family protein translates to MRIGVVGLGYVGLVTAAVLADRGHDVVGVDVDGRKVEALKVGRVPIFEPGLDDLLSENEERLHFSTDYSSLRDAELAFVAVSTPTVDGKIKLDYVLSAARSLSTVLGRDAVVAIKSTVVPGTARRVRSVADREVVSNPEFLKEGSAIHDTLRPDRVVIGSFSASAGDLVESLWSFTGAPVLRLTPEEAELVKYASNSFLALKVSFINEIADVCERLPGCDVNRVARAIGLDRRISPHFLNAGLGWGGSCFPKDTRAFLAFAAQLGEEPKTVRAAVEGNEERPRRAVRTLERLAGPLRGRKVCVLGLAFKPNTDDTRESVAMKVVELLLREGARVVAYDPKARIDLSTSSKEECVREAEAVVIATEWDEFRGIEGLLKGKYVLDGRRVLDPALMDPRFFRAVGLGVE
- a CDS encoding HAD-IIIA family hydrolase, with protein sequence MTHPPRGNSGCPGRRGWCSWTGTLCHDFHYAWREAQCVLTHRAREAVEVLKGKGLFVAVASNQSGVGRGYFTWEDLLNFTGRMLELIDWEVDVVVYCPCLGCGCRKPSPLMLEMVKSATGAKDCFMVGDQEADRLAGEAAGCRTVTVGMDERDLYQAALQVLEELRSAR
- a CDS encoding sugar phosphate nucleotidyltransferase; the encoded protein is MQAVITAAGLGTRMLPASKEIPKEMLPIPVDGQLKPVIQVIFEQLHDAGVRDFLIVVGRGKRVIEDYFTPDGNFLDYLESRGKLRQAANLRDFYSRVESSNVAFVNQPQPRGFGDAVLRAEPYVEDRFLVVGADTVVGELPLERMSVNSFLVTRVEDPRPYGVVVVREETVVELEEKPVNPKSNVVVVPYYEFDREVFRALRRVEPEDELQLTDAIRLLLREGVQFRAVEVGKVYDLGNMEGYLDYLRKSLK
- a CDS encoding glycosyltransferase family 2 protein, whose protein sequence is MDSEPYISVLVTAHYRKKYLLEAVRSALDQTLPRNKYEVIVVKNFSDDTIDGKLKEWGVTSVLSSKEGVGGKLYDGLRLSVGNVVAPLEDDDRFVFTRLQRVHEQFSLGVDYFHNGRINVNEEGKEIGREGHDLLIKTSEMNERKIRKIIVNGMWYNASSIALKRTIIDQELLRKVSITPDVFLLHQALCRGEVIVDSPELLTIYRIHSNNTRLANSVKETLIKFSDATQKNMSDELLMVENGNQTSRFFAKYFLIREKLIFNSLPRTYLSSVPPQLTFSDLLLWLSYLFWRFRAPNYWALLILPLLPERIKITIWRKKIEMELKRALTI
- a CDS encoding NAD-dependent epimerase/dehydratase family protein — protein: MKAVVTGGAGFIGSRVAESLARDGFEVVVFDNFGRGSLLGKSLGDPLYNWRRIEHLPSVRLFKGDVRDRSAVLEATKGADVIVHTAAQVAVTTSLTDPVTDFEVNARGTLNVLEAARLNDSSFVLSSTNKVYGERVNAIPVREEPTRYEFADSRFRNGVPEDFGVDLTGHTPYGTSKLLADLYAQDYHHTYGLKTGVFRMSCVYGDHQFGVEDQGWVAWFTIATLTDRPITIYGDGKQVRDVLFVDDMVRAYRLFLSSGLKHGVYNLGGGPENTLSLLELLSLLRELTGKSPRVGFSDWRRADQKVYVSDVSKAERELGWRPEIGVREGVSRLVKWAQDYLASVKV
- a CDS encoding glycosyltransferase family 4 protein, whose translation is MLIVNHRDPSHPRAGGAEDGLLETATRLVRMGVEVHWLSEDFGGKREEELRGIHVVRRGNSLTLHLHSLLLARHYDVVLDSVAHAVPFLSNLTNPRTVAKVHHVHQEVLAYELPPYKAWPVRTAEKFCRLYSRVVVPSNATKEDAEKLLGVREEAITVIPDGIDHSKFTPGEKGEPLVVWLHRLKRYKNPLDAIKAYRRAREMGLRARLVVAGGGDLEREVREEVGRTEGATYLGRVSDEEKRVLLRRAWLFLSTSFVEGWGLSVLEANASGTPALVYSVGSLKELVKDGVNGVKVSYGDVEGLARAMIHLFEDEVNLRRMWATSKEESLKYDWDITAERYYNYLKGLA